One region of Rhizoctonia solani chromosome 9, complete sequence genomic DNA includes:
- a CDS encoding alpha/beta hydrolase family protein, with protein MRILNYVLIATFYRYSLSATALYPIEEQSSIENHWVAYISHAFEVIGPFPQEAREQHFLNPGYPLKSEIVFPLDYTHAYTSHLADNGFVHWTNHTAAIARASSGDSDHKKLESIHYSIQFPGIRWDSIRHTEGWSGLQHHALLHTTIRLTSALSHNPLSLSRPTYLVLTASQCSYIAILNSRHGSLNPRWHACNIYDTDDMPPVRVPLKAYFDHEAVKISATDFAINGMELDVLISLDYEIRLFGDPTVSSDGTTPVVEVDISVKVEQTGDQDVPDIDNNALDSPSLEPNQLRLSNAQVNPHTPCMQFNAKTHVFPHFIDGWAYGDAAGIEVTSCSEEYWSIGGTPRFIDTWVTDEIRVEMIEPIRLAPSQTRLVSMNLVQEKPLLAPAGFLTLELSLHLDIHSSRTPHKLLITIPIQNHPSLCELSEDTEGLLLTYRSVSGTPASAVVIPPPNKTHNITTQSRILLALHGAGVLVVQGLTPWGLDWREASRADVCAALRALVLKLVGVWHEDDYCTAHDLATEITVPKPPGVPVKTIPVVAIGHSNGGQGALHLTSAFPDCIPALIPAAGYTSARLYVPTQASRGSLFADAALQSILRASLQGQDGDIIAGNLALSRVHLVHGGSDENVPVWHSRERMALIKMWNPDADVNMTEIPGKPHFWDTVFKEKPVSNAIQDLVSSPYAASNTIETDFTLTVAWPSESGSMRGWRIRKAKVPGRLSRIHVSGSSIQTTNVHTFSVELSKSQLKDGDVIEVDSQRIKVPRQSSFWLSYEKDNQWEIVHTAKSYHYGSLSSALTSAMPIALVIPAREGDYYQTIALRIAHSLYTYLKLDCTILRDSELQGRVLEGRSVVVIGGHHNKYGMAVRSSPLRILPDGSIVIGQKRYNINGVGALSFHKDHVYMDALDLSGYERILRAFPLRTGVPGPEWMIIGPESNTKGFGGILATG; from the exons ATGCGGATACTGAATTATGTCTTGATTGCAACATTTTACAGATATAGTCTTTCCGCAACCGCTCTATATCCTATTGAAGAGCAGAGTTCCATTGAAAACCATTGGGTAGCCTATATCTCACATGCATTTGAG GTCATAGGACCATTCCCTCA AGAGGCTCGCGAGCAACATTTCTTGAATCCTGGATATCCTCTTAAAT CCGAAATAGTCTTCCCCTTGGATTACACTCACGCTTACACGTCCCACTTGGCAGACAATGGGTTTGTGCATTGGACAAATCATACCGCTGCTATAGCACGTGCTAGCTCGGGAGACTCTGACCATAAAAAACTGGAATCAATTCACTACTCTATCCAATTTCCCGGTATTCGTTGGGATTCGATTCGTCACACCGAAGGCTGGTCTGGTTTACAACACCACGCTCTCCTTCATACAACGATTCGACTCACTTCAGCTCTATCGCACAATCCATTATCTTTATCCAGACCGACATATCTTGTTTTGACTGCTTCGCAGTGCTCGTATATTGCTATTCTCAACTCTAGACATGGATCTTTAAACCCCAGATGGCATGCTTGCAACATCTACGATACTGATGATATGCCTCCAGTCAGAGTTCCTTTGAAAGCTTACTTTGACCACGAAGCGGTGAAAATAAGTGCTACTGATTTTGCCATCAATGGCATGGAGCTAGATGTCTTAATTAGTCTGGACTATGAGATACGTCTCTTTGGGGACCCAACGGTCTCAAGTGACGGGACTACACCTGTCGTTGAAGTAGATATTTCGGTCAAAGTGGAACAGACTGGCGATCAAGATGTCCCGGATATCGATAACAATGCCCTGGACTCTCCATCACTCGAGCCTAACCAACTGAGATTGTCAAATGCTCAGGTCAATCCGCATACTCCCTGTATGCAATTCAATGCGAAGACACATGTATTCCCACACTTTATCGATGGCTGGGCATATGGGGACGCGGCTGGAATCGAAGTGACTTCGTGTTCAGAGGAGTACTGGTCCATTGGTGGTACACCCAGATTTATTGATACCTGGGTGACAGAT GAAATCCGCGTCGAAATGATAGAGCCCATAAGATTGGCCCCGTCTCAAACGCGGCTAGTATCGATGAATTTGGTTCAGGAAAAACCGCTCCTGGCTCCTGCTGGGTTTCTCACACTAGAGCTCAGTCTCCATCTCGACATACACTCTTCTCGAACCCCCCATAAGCTTCTCATCACTATTCCTATCCAGAACCATCCTAGTCTCTGTGAACTATCTGAAGATACAGAGGGGCTTCTTTTGACTTACCGTTCTGTTTCTGGTACACCCGCCTCGGCCGTTGTCATTCCTCCTCCTAACAAAACGCACAACATTACGACTCAGTCTCGTATCCTCTTGGCACTCCATGGGGCTGGA GTCCTCGTAGTACAAGGTCTAACACCTTGGGGCCTGGACTGGAGGGAAGCTTCAAGAGCTGACGTCTGCGCTGCCCTAAGGGCTCTTGTCTTGAAGTTAGTTGGCGTATGGCATGAAGATGATTATTGTACTGCGCACGATCTGGCAACAGAGATAACAGTCCCAAAACCGCCTGGTGTTCCGGTCAAGACCATTCCCGTAGTGGCAATCGGGCACTCCAACGGAGGGCAAGGCGCTTTGCATTTGACTTCTGCATTCCCTGATTGTATTCCTGCACTTATTCCCGCAGCAGGCTACACTAGTGCACGGTTATATGTACCCACACAAGCTTCTCGTGGTTCTCTCTTCGCAGATGCGGCACTCCAGAGTATTTTGAGGGCGAGTTTGCAAGGACAGGATGGAGATATCATAGCCGGGAATCTCGCGCTGAGTCGAG TTCATCTGGTCCATGGCGGTAGCGACGAGAATGTACCGGTATGGCACTCGCGGGAAAGGATGGCACTAATCAAAATGTGGAACCCGGACGCTGACGTGAA CATGACCGAGATTCCGGGAAAACCCCACTTTTGGGATACGGTGTTTAAGGAGAAACCAGTTTCAAATGCCATTCAAGATCTGGTTTCCTCACCCTACGCCGCTTCAAATACAATAGAAACCGACTTTACTCTTACGGTAGCCTGGCCATCAGAATCGGGTAGCATGCGGGGTTGGCGGATCAGGAAAGCAAAGGTTCCTGGGAG GTTATCCCGAATTCACGTCAGTGGTAGTTCTATACAAACGACCAACGTTCATACGTTTTCTGTTGAGCTCTCAAAATCTCAACTGAAAGATGGGGACGTTATTGAGGTCGACAGCCAACGAATCAAGGTTCCTCGTCAATCTTCTTTCTGGCTCTCATATGAAAAGGATAACCAGTGGGAG ATAGTACATACGGCAAAATCCTATCATTATGGATCGTTATCCAGCGCCCTTACCTCAGCTATGCCAATAGCCCTCGTTATCCCAGCCCGGGAAGGAGACTATTACCAAACTATCGCGCTACGGATTGCACACAGTCTCTACACATATTTGAAACTGGATTGCACCATCCTCAGGGATTCTGAGCTCCAAGGACGTGTTCTGGAAGGTCGAAGTGTGGTGGTGATCGGAGGACATCATAACAAATATGGAATGGCGGTCCGCTCGAGCCCCTTGCGAATTTTGCCTGATGGATCAATCGTTATCGGGCAAAAAAGATATAACATAAATGGGGTAGGAGCACTATCCTTTCACAAG GACCACGTTTATATGGATGCCTTGGATCTAAGTGGTTACGAACGAATTCTGAGAGCATTCCCTCTGAGAACAGGCGTCCCTGGCCCCGAGTGGATGATTATTGGCCCGGAAAGCAATACGAAGGGGTTTGGAGGGATTCTCGCGACGGGGTAA